A window of the Osmerus mordax isolate fOsmMor3 unplaced genomic scaffold, fOsmMor3.pri Scaffold_109, whole genome shotgun sequence genome harbors these coding sequences:
- the LOC136939091 gene encoding properdin-like: MGLQQSGGQGVKCFTRFNSASGGCENLLGDVELDDCCMNINYAYTGPDGACLSCGLPTWCKWSPWGRCSVPCKEGVAFRKRRCDGQGICPSDKLGTLQMQPCKVTDCCPEESVWAEWGAWEACSSTCDRQGTRLRHRSCSAKEGACSTKCEGSSVERGPCSVKVPCPVDGQWSTWDAWQPCSSLCVQEGASLSTRTRLRSCTAPSPSTHTTPPGRLCPGPGTETEDCHGLPYCPA, translated from the exons ATGGGTCTTCAGCAGTCAG GTGGCCAGGGGGTGAAGTGTTTCACCAGGTTCAACAGCGCCTCTGGAGGGTGTGAGAACCTGCTGGGGGACGTGGAGCTGGACGACTGCTGTATGAACATCAACTACGCCTACACTGGACCTGACGGAGCATGTCTGTCCTGCGG CCTGCCGACCTGGTGTAAGTGGTCTCCCTGGGGCCGGTGTTCGGTGCCATGTAAAGAGGGCGTGGCCTTCCGGAAGCGTCGGTGTGACGGGCAGGGCATCTGTCCTTCTGACAAACTGGGGACATTACAGATGCAGCCCTGCAAGGTGACTGACTGctgcccag AGGAGAGCGTATGGGCAGAGTGGGGAGCGTGGGAGGCCTGTTCTTCCACGTGTGACAGGCAGGGCACCAGACTGCGACACAGGTCCTGCTCAGCTAAGGAAGGGGCATGTAGCACCAAATGTGAAGGGTCCAGTGTGGAAAGAGGACCTTGTTCAGTGAAAGTCCCGTGTCCGG TGGATGGACAGTGGTCAACCTGGGACGCCTGGCAGCCGTGTTCCAGcttgtgtgtgcaggagggaGCCAGCCTCTCCACGAGGACCCGCCTCCGCTCCTGTactgcccccagcccctccacccacaccacccccccaggGAGGCTCTGCCCTGGGCCTGGGACAGAGACCGAGGACTGTCACGGCCTGCCCTACTGccctg CTTAA